Proteins found in one Falco cherrug isolate bFalChe1 chromosome 18, bFalChe1.pri, whole genome shotgun sequence genomic segment:
- the RAB11FIP1 gene encoding rab11 family-interacting protein 1 isoform X3 produces the protein MSGPAPAWAPTHVQVTVLQARGLRAKAAAGGGGSDAYTVMALGRDKFSTSVAERCQGRPLWREEATFELPPPPRPAALRLTVLHRALVGLDKFLGRAEVDLAALRAEGGRRHSRWYKLRSKPGKKEKERGEIEVDIQFMRSNMTASMFDLSIKDKPRSPFGKLKDKLKGKRSSGLSDTASAIVPSTTHSPADSEDESVEKEKKKSKFKTLFSKPGLQKTSLSQSMSVLPTQQPVTERVRLRPSDFQSEWDDEESETSPTSEKAFGNVLEEKSSLSPVFKSRKTAALDSRQLNQVTANYTKKEGLSLFSGLKSKSDPVSKSSLCINGSHVYMEESTTKDNTPASSPSPHNFRRKQLFASEENLSSRSTKGPEETGRTSPSHAFSGSASLETFKSMTLPSYKLLSSEEYLETSVPPSVEVIKETKKPDHKKSALLSLVTGKKEQVKNSDAENMPDRALQDEENKVLEEKSEQEAKRLEIPANLGRGNPPEDGHHAEDVSANKQPLNPFEEERKPEKVAAPAKTKAVKPRLGVSSEEETKATLPTPAPDSLPAFLSVHCISSNNNPFISKTGQKVQVPDSENITSSPASLTSPSAAELLNGKNPFAPEWGRARATLDPESIAHFTSSHHLAAAVPEMPPPGQVSGSGNNPFASEWGQNLWGQGPESTDTWASQALSHSPAPSPPSDCHFNDSNPFVSKLGWEADAPGFKAVASSSSLCLPFDEDCSSAERPAELKHSGHDASESSSDVALTSNVKAVSNPLCILSDNPGLAPKKQCDSLQVEISLKRSKLGNRKSVSFLRDGSEGITSGDEDLGGQECEKQCSDFSEILLTCSDATGEQAGFARQLEAGCYPSSELSSDSIGPIQNRETAVEAGVEVGGVGTEPCTKDHKGFASPSKCSNSLLPEIGAEQPPSPESQLKEKQEIFGEKRWEERAPMLEPQAAPLAKKDSFSQVGPAKPTWGACTPSPQEANVGRADSDVLVTPKPAPQLSLSLKKCPLVSQADELSGDLPSSGGGVKSVSPLPNDKASDASGCLPQSGSLQTVTPPVMLGDDSSNRHLKNEGNDDLFDCLTNLKCVIPVTGDRGLKLTGLPVIPEGGSDDELLGDCQENYGVDAGDKNISETGKQSLDLMPLHEELKEHSDSSAATQVTWAAPGGGSACKPKKSPMLSARVDVLGVDNQVADSALGMTFHSTEHNSNFEKQELKISAGVKECAECDFFEPSVSSSSLSSPSQPYSSSQALLSDTPSHRAESPKKPTAEGFADKAGNSGKKKLLQAWVSPSESYPNQTQQSGETVSPKHRLHPVKPMNTTANKPQSKNLNVISTMSEKLLEMNVK, from the exons GTGGTACAAGCTTCGCTCCAAAccagggaaaaaggaaaaggagagaggggagattgAAGTAGATATCCAGTTTATGAGAAGCAACATGACAGCCAGTATGTTTGACCTGTCCATAAAAGACAAGCCTCGCTCTCCCTTTGGCAAGCTGAAAGACAAGCTcaaggggaagaggagcagTGGCCTTTCTGACACGGCGTCGGCGATCGTTCCCAGCACAACTCACTCCCCTGCTGACAGTGAAGATGAGTCAgttgagaaggaaaagaagaaatcaaagttCAAAACCCTGTTTTCCAAACCTGGCCTGCAGAAGACCTCCCTCTCCCAGTCCATGTCAGTCCTACCGACACAGCAGCCCGTCACCGAGAGGGTTCGGCTGCGGCCCAGCGACTTCCAGTCAGAATGGGATGACGAGGAGTCCGAGACCTCTCCAACCTCAGAAA aagcctTTGGGAATGTCCTGGAAGAGAagtcctctctctctcctgtaTTTAAATCTCGTAAAACGGCAGCTTTGGACAGCAGGCAACTAAATCAAGTAACCGCTAACTACACCAAGAAAGAAGGGCTGTCTTTATTCAGTGGCCTTAAATCCAAAAGCGATCCCGTTTCCAAGTCTAGTCTGTGTATCAACGGCAGCCACGTTTATATGGAAGAAAGCACAACGAAGGACAACACTCCagcctcttccccttctcctcacAACTTCAGAAGGAAGCAGCTCTTTGCTTCTGAAGAGAACCTGTCTTCCAGATCTACTAAAGGACCTGAAGAGACAGGAAGAACATCTCCTAGTCATGCTTTCTCTGGGTCTGCATCCTTGGAGACCTTTAAATCTATGACTTTGCCATCATATAAATTGCTGAGCAGTGAAGAATACCTGGAAACCAGCGTTCCTCCGAGTGTTGAGGTTATTAAAGAGACCAAAAAACCGGACCACAAAAAGTCTGCCTTGCTCTCTCTGGTCACTGGGAAGAAGGAACAAGTGAAGAACAGTGATGCTGAGAATATGCCTGACAGAGCCCTGCAGGATGAGGAGAACAAAGTTCTAGAGGAGAAGAGTGAACAAGAGGCCAAACGTCTTGAAATTCCAGCAAATTTAGGCAGAGGGAATCCACCAGAAGATGGTCACCACGCAGAAGACGTCTCTGCAAATAAGCAGCCTCTCAACCCTTTTGAGGAAGAACGGAAACCTGAAAAAGTTGCCGCGCCGGCGAAGACGAAAGCTGTCAAGCCCAG ACTGGGCGTGTCTTCAGAGGAGGAAACCAAAGCCACGCTTCCTACTCCTGCACCTGAttcccttcctgcttttctttctgtacacTGTATCAGTAGTAACAATaatccttttatttctaaaacgGGGCAGAAAGTCCAAGTGCCAGACTCTGAAAACATTACTAGTTCTCCGGCATCTCTTACTTCTCCTTCCGCTGCAGAGCTTTTGAATGGCAAGAACCCGTTTGCTCCTGAGTGGGGCAGGGCACGTGCAACCCTGGATCCCGAAAGCATTGCCCATTTCACTTCGTCCCATCATCTTGCAGCCGCTGTTCCCGAAATGCCTCCTCCTGGGCAGGTCTCTGGTAGTGGCAATAATCCTTTTGCTTCTGAATGGGGGCAGAACTTATGGGGCCAAGGTCCTGAAAGCACTGATACGTGGGCTTCCCAGGCTCTTTCTCACTCACCTGCACCTTCTCCCCCCTCTGACTGTCATTTTAATGACAGTAATCCCTTTGTATCCAAGCTTGGGTGGGAAGCAGATGCGCCGGGTTTCAAAGCTGTTGCCAGTTCTTCATCTTTGTGCCTTCCTTTTGATGAAGACTGTTCCTCAGCAGAACGCCCTGCTGAGCTGAAACACTCTGGGCATGATGCTTCAGAGAGCTCTTCAGATGTGGCTTTAACGAGTAATGTCAAAGCTGTATCAAACCCTCTCTGCATCCTTTCTGACAACCCTGGCCTGGCTCCAAAGAAACAGTGCGATTCTCTTCAGGTTgagatttctttgaaaagaagtaAGCTAGGCAACAGGAAATCTGTGTCCTTTCTCCGTGATGGATCAGAGGGCATTACGTCAGGTGATGAGGATTTGGGTGGGCAGGAATGTGAAAAGCAGTGctctgatttcagtgaaatctTACTTACGTGTTCAGATGCAACAGGAGAGCAAGCAGGGTTTGCTCGCCAACTGGAAGCAGGGTGCTACCCATCATCAGAACTCTCTAGTGACAGCATAGGTCCCATCCAAAACAGAGAGACTGCTGTTGAGGCTGGTGTGGAAGTAGGCGGTGTAGGTACTGAACCCTGCACCAAGGACCACAAAGGCTTTGCATCTCCTTCCAAGTGTAGTAATAGCCTCTTGCCAGAGATCGGTGCTGAGCAGCCACCTTCCCCAGAGAGCCAACtgaaagagaagcaggagaTCTTTGGTGAAAAGAGATGGGAAGAACGTGCACCCATGCTAGAGCCCCAAGCAGCTCCACTTGCTAAAAAAGACTCATTTTCTCAAGTAGGACCTGCCAAACCAACCTGGGGAGCTTGCACGCCGTCCCCTCAGGAAGCCAATGTAGGGAGGGCTGACAGTGACGTGCTTGTCACACCAAAGCCAGCACCACAGTTATCTTTATCACTGAAGAAGTGCCCACTGGTTTCTCAGGCTGATGAGTTAAGTGGTGATTTGCCTTCTTCAGGCGGCGGTGTAAAATCTGTGTCCCCATTACCTAATGATAAAGCCTCGGATGCTTCTGGGTGCCTCCCCCAAAGTGGCTCATTGCAGACTGTCACTCCTCCAGTGATGCTTGGAGATGACAGCAGTAATAGGCATTTAAAAAACGAAGGCAACGACGATTTATTCGACTGTCTTACAAATCTAAAGTGTGTCATTCCCGTTACTGGGGACCGTGGTTTGAAACTGACCGGTCTTCCAGTTATTCCAGAAGGAGGCTCTGATGACGAGCTGCTGGGTGACTGTCAGGAGAACTATGGTGTCGATGCAGgtgataaaaacatttcagaaactgGAAAGCAGTCTCTAGATTTAATGCCTCTGcatgaagaactgaaagagCACTCCGATAGCTCTGCTGCAACCCAAGTAACCTGGGCTGCTCCAGGAGGAGGAAGTGCTTGTAAGCCAAAAAAATCACCCATGCTGTCTGCTAGAGTGGATGTTCTTGGTGTCGATAACCAGGTAGCTGACTCAGCCTTAGGTATGACGTTTCATTCCACAGAGCATAATAGTAATTTTGAGaaacaagaactgaaaataagtGCAGGTGTCAAGGAGTGCGCAGAGTGTGACTTCTTTGAGccttctgtttcctcttcctccctgtcAAGTCCTTCCCAGCCCTACTCTTCCTCTCAAGCCCTTCTCTCTGACACCCCAAGTCATAGAGCAGAGTCTCCGAAAAAGCCAACAGCCGAGGGCTTCGCAGATAAAGCAGGAAATTCTGGCAAGAAGAAGCTTCTTCAGGCATGGGTTTCACCCTCTGAATCATATCCTAACCAAACTCAGCAGAGTGGTGAAACCGTGTCTCCTAAGCACAG ACTCCATCCTGTGAAGCCAATGAATACCACAGCAAACAAGCCTCAAAGTAAAAACCTGAATGTCATCAGCACTATGAGTGAAAAGCTGCTCGAGATGAATGTGAAG TGA
- the RAB11FIP1 gene encoding rab11 family-interacting protein 1 isoform X4 has product MRSNMTASMFDLSIKDKPRSPFGKLKDKLKGKRSSGLSDTASAIVPSTTHSPADSEDESVEKEKKKSKFKTLFSKPGLQKTSLSQSMSVLPTQQPVTERVRLRPSDFQSEWDDEESETSPTSEKAFGNVLEEKSSLSPVFKSRKTAALDSRQLNQVTANYTKKEGLSLFSGLKSKSDPVSKSSLCINGSHVYMEESTTKDNTPASSPSPHNFRRKQLFASEENLSSRSTKGPEETGRTSPSHAFSGSASLETFKSMTLPSYKLLSSEEYLETSVPPSVEVIKETKKPDHKKSALLSLVTGKKEQVKNSDAENMPDRALQDEENKVLEEKSEQEAKRLEIPANLGRGNPPEDGHHAEDVSANKQPLNPFEEERKPEKVAAPAKTKAVKPRLGVSSEEETKATLPTPAPDSLPAFLSVHCISSNNNPFISKTGQKVQVPDSENITSSPASLTSPSAAELLNGKNPFAPEWGRARATLDPESIAHFTSSHHLAAAVPEMPPPGQVSGSGNNPFASEWGQNLWGQGPESTDTWASQALSHSPAPSPPSDCHFNDSNPFVSKLGWEADAPGFKAVASSSSLCLPFDEDCSSAERPAELKHSGHDASESSSDVALTSNVKAVSNPLCILSDNPGLAPKKQCDSLQVEISLKRSKLGNRKSVSFLRDGSEGITSGDEDLGGQECEKQCSDFSEILLTCSDATGEQAGFARQLEAGCYPSSELSSDSIGPIQNRETAVEAGVEVGGVGTEPCTKDHKGFASPSKCSNSLLPEIGAEQPPSPESQLKEKQEIFGEKRWEERAPMLEPQAAPLAKKDSFSQVGPAKPTWGACTPSPQEANVGRADSDVLVTPKPAPQLSLSLKKCPLVSQADELSGDLPSSGGGVKSVSPLPNDKASDASGCLPQSGSLQTVTPPVMLGDDSSNRHLKNEGNDDLFDCLTNLKCVIPVTGDRGLKLTGLPVIPEGGSDDELLGDCQENYGVDAGDKNISETGKQSLDLMPLHEELKEHSDSSAATQVTWAAPGGGSACKPKKSPMLSARVDVLGVDNQVADSALGMTFHSTEHNSNFEKQELKISAGVKECAECDFFEPSVSSSSLSSPSQPYSSSQALLSDTPSHRAESPKKPTAEGFADKAGNSGKKKLLQAWVSPSESYPNQTQQSGETVSPKHRLHPVKPMNTTANKPQSKNLNVISTMSEKLLEMNVKKYDPSDPAYAYAQLTHDELIQLVLKQKDTITKKDLQVRELEDYIDNLLVRVMEETPNILRVSTSGNKKAGKM; this is encoded by the exons ATGAGAAGCAACATGACAGCCAGTATGTTTGACCTGTCCATAAAAGACAAGCCTCGCTCTCCCTTTGGCAAGCTGAAAGACAAGCTcaaggggaagaggagcagTGGCCTTTCTGACACGGCGTCGGCGATCGTTCCCAGCACAACTCACTCCCCTGCTGACAGTGAAGATGAGTCAgttgagaaggaaaagaagaaatcaaagttCAAAACCCTGTTTTCCAAACCTGGCCTGCAGAAGACCTCCCTCTCCCAGTCCATGTCAGTCCTACCGACACAGCAGCCCGTCACCGAGAGGGTTCGGCTGCGGCCCAGCGACTTCCAGTCAGAATGGGATGACGAGGAGTCCGAGACCTCTCCAACCTCAGAAA aagcctTTGGGAATGTCCTGGAAGAGAagtcctctctctctcctgtaTTTAAATCTCGTAAAACGGCAGCTTTGGACAGCAGGCAACTAAATCAAGTAACCGCTAACTACACCAAGAAAGAAGGGCTGTCTTTATTCAGTGGCCTTAAATCCAAAAGCGATCCCGTTTCCAAGTCTAGTCTGTGTATCAACGGCAGCCACGTTTATATGGAAGAAAGCACAACGAAGGACAACACTCCagcctcttccccttctcctcacAACTTCAGAAGGAAGCAGCTCTTTGCTTCTGAAGAGAACCTGTCTTCCAGATCTACTAAAGGACCTGAAGAGACAGGAAGAACATCTCCTAGTCATGCTTTCTCTGGGTCTGCATCCTTGGAGACCTTTAAATCTATGACTTTGCCATCATATAAATTGCTGAGCAGTGAAGAATACCTGGAAACCAGCGTTCCTCCGAGTGTTGAGGTTATTAAAGAGACCAAAAAACCGGACCACAAAAAGTCTGCCTTGCTCTCTCTGGTCACTGGGAAGAAGGAACAAGTGAAGAACAGTGATGCTGAGAATATGCCTGACAGAGCCCTGCAGGATGAGGAGAACAAAGTTCTAGAGGAGAAGAGTGAACAAGAGGCCAAACGTCTTGAAATTCCAGCAAATTTAGGCAGAGGGAATCCACCAGAAGATGGTCACCACGCAGAAGACGTCTCTGCAAATAAGCAGCCTCTCAACCCTTTTGAGGAAGAACGGAAACCTGAAAAAGTTGCCGCGCCGGCGAAGACGAAAGCTGTCAAGCCCAG ACTGGGCGTGTCTTCAGAGGAGGAAACCAAAGCCACGCTTCCTACTCCTGCACCTGAttcccttcctgcttttctttctgtacacTGTATCAGTAGTAACAATaatccttttatttctaaaacgGGGCAGAAAGTCCAAGTGCCAGACTCTGAAAACATTACTAGTTCTCCGGCATCTCTTACTTCTCCTTCCGCTGCAGAGCTTTTGAATGGCAAGAACCCGTTTGCTCCTGAGTGGGGCAGGGCACGTGCAACCCTGGATCCCGAAAGCATTGCCCATTTCACTTCGTCCCATCATCTTGCAGCCGCTGTTCCCGAAATGCCTCCTCCTGGGCAGGTCTCTGGTAGTGGCAATAATCCTTTTGCTTCTGAATGGGGGCAGAACTTATGGGGCCAAGGTCCTGAAAGCACTGATACGTGGGCTTCCCAGGCTCTTTCTCACTCACCTGCACCTTCTCCCCCCTCTGACTGTCATTTTAATGACAGTAATCCCTTTGTATCCAAGCTTGGGTGGGAAGCAGATGCGCCGGGTTTCAAAGCTGTTGCCAGTTCTTCATCTTTGTGCCTTCCTTTTGATGAAGACTGTTCCTCAGCAGAACGCCCTGCTGAGCTGAAACACTCTGGGCATGATGCTTCAGAGAGCTCTTCAGATGTGGCTTTAACGAGTAATGTCAAAGCTGTATCAAACCCTCTCTGCATCCTTTCTGACAACCCTGGCCTGGCTCCAAAGAAACAGTGCGATTCTCTTCAGGTTgagatttctttgaaaagaagtaAGCTAGGCAACAGGAAATCTGTGTCCTTTCTCCGTGATGGATCAGAGGGCATTACGTCAGGTGATGAGGATTTGGGTGGGCAGGAATGTGAAAAGCAGTGctctgatttcagtgaaatctTACTTACGTGTTCAGATGCAACAGGAGAGCAAGCAGGGTTTGCTCGCCAACTGGAAGCAGGGTGCTACCCATCATCAGAACTCTCTAGTGACAGCATAGGTCCCATCCAAAACAGAGAGACTGCTGTTGAGGCTGGTGTGGAAGTAGGCGGTGTAGGTACTGAACCCTGCACCAAGGACCACAAAGGCTTTGCATCTCCTTCCAAGTGTAGTAATAGCCTCTTGCCAGAGATCGGTGCTGAGCAGCCACCTTCCCCAGAGAGCCAACtgaaagagaagcaggagaTCTTTGGTGAAAAGAGATGGGAAGAACGTGCACCCATGCTAGAGCCCCAAGCAGCTCCACTTGCTAAAAAAGACTCATTTTCTCAAGTAGGACCTGCCAAACCAACCTGGGGAGCTTGCACGCCGTCCCCTCAGGAAGCCAATGTAGGGAGGGCTGACAGTGACGTGCTTGTCACACCAAAGCCAGCACCACAGTTATCTTTATCACTGAAGAAGTGCCCACTGGTTTCTCAGGCTGATGAGTTAAGTGGTGATTTGCCTTCTTCAGGCGGCGGTGTAAAATCTGTGTCCCCATTACCTAATGATAAAGCCTCGGATGCTTCTGGGTGCCTCCCCCAAAGTGGCTCATTGCAGACTGTCACTCCTCCAGTGATGCTTGGAGATGACAGCAGTAATAGGCATTTAAAAAACGAAGGCAACGACGATTTATTCGACTGTCTTACAAATCTAAAGTGTGTCATTCCCGTTACTGGGGACCGTGGTTTGAAACTGACCGGTCTTCCAGTTATTCCAGAAGGAGGCTCTGATGACGAGCTGCTGGGTGACTGTCAGGAGAACTATGGTGTCGATGCAGgtgataaaaacatttcagaaactgGAAAGCAGTCTCTAGATTTAATGCCTCTGcatgaagaactgaaagagCACTCCGATAGCTCTGCTGCAACCCAAGTAACCTGGGCTGCTCCAGGAGGAGGAAGTGCTTGTAAGCCAAAAAAATCACCCATGCTGTCTGCTAGAGTGGATGTTCTTGGTGTCGATAACCAGGTAGCTGACTCAGCCTTAGGTATGACGTTTCATTCCACAGAGCATAATAGTAATTTTGAGaaacaagaactgaaaataagtGCAGGTGTCAAGGAGTGCGCAGAGTGTGACTTCTTTGAGccttctgtttcctcttcctccctgtcAAGTCCTTCCCAGCCCTACTCTTCCTCTCAAGCCCTTCTCTCTGACACCCCAAGTCATAGAGCAGAGTCTCCGAAAAAGCCAACAGCCGAGGGCTTCGCAGATAAAGCAGGAAATTCTGGCAAGAAGAAGCTTCTTCAGGCATGGGTTTCACCCTCTGAATCATATCCTAACCAAACTCAGCAGAGTGGTGAAACCGTGTCTCCTAAGCACAG ACTCCATCCTGTGAAGCCAATGAATACCACAGCAAACAAGCCTCAAAGTAAAAACCTGAATGTCATCAGCACTATGAGTGAAAAGCTGCTCGAGATGAATGTGAAG AAATATGATCCTTCAGATCCTGCCTATGCTTATGCTCAGCTAACGCACGATGAGCTGATCCAGCTGGTCTTGAAACAGAAGGATACAATTACCAAGAAGGATCTCCAGGTGCGTGAGCTTGAAGACTACATCGATAACTTGCTTGTCAGAGTGATGGAAGAAACCCCAAACATTCTTCGTGTTTCAACGtctggaaacaaaaaagctggaaagatgTAA